In the genome of Dickeya fangzhongdai, one region contains:
- the thiB gene encoding thiamine ABC transporter substrate binding subunit, producing the protein MLKKLLSCLLLLSAPVFAKPTLTVYTYDSFASEWGPGPGVKTAFEKECNCELKFVALEDGVALLNRLRMEGKNTPADVVLGLDNNLVQAAAQTGLFAPHGVNTSELTVPGGWHNDTFLPFDYGYFAFVYNKDKLKNPPKSLRELVESDQPWKVIYEDPRTSTPGLGLLLWMQKVYGDKAPQAWQKLAAKTVTVTKGWSEAYGLFLKGEADLVLSYTTSPAYHLIAEKKDSYAAANFSEGHYLQVEVAAQLAGSKNPQLAARFLQFMVSPTFQQIIPTTNWMYPVVKTELPAGYNTLLLPATALEFTSQQVAEQRANWVLAWQRAVSR; encoded by the coding sequence GTGTTAAAGAAATTACTGTCCTGCCTGTTACTGCTGTCCGCCCCTGTGTTCGCCAAACCGACCCTGACGGTCTACACCTACGACTCGTTCGCCTCGGAATGGGGCCCCGGTCCGGGCGTCAAAACCGCGTTTGAAAAAGAGTGCAACTGCGAGCTGAAATTCGTGGCGCTGGAAGATGGCGTCGCTCTGCTCAACCGCCTGCGTATGGAAGGCAAAAATACCCCGGCGGATGTGGTGCTGGGGCTGGATAACAATCTGGTACAGGCGGCAGCGCAGACCGGCCTGTTCGCCCCGCATGGTGTCAACACCAGCGAGTTGACGGTGCCGGGCGGCTGGCATAATGACACCTTCCTGCCCTTCGACTATGGCTATTTCGCCTTCGTCTACAACAAGGACAAACTGAAAAACCCGCCCAAGAGCCTGCGCGAACTGGTGGAAAGCGACCAGCCGTGGAAAGTGATCTATGAAGATCCGCGCACCAGCACGCCGGGTCTGGGCCTGTTGCTGTGGATGCAGAAAGTCTATGGCGACAAGGCGCCGCAAGCCTGGCAGAAACTGGCGGCCAAAACCGTCACCGTCACCAAAGGCTGGAGCGAAGCCTACGGCCTGTTCCTGAAAGGCGAAGCCGATCTGGTGTTGAGCTACACCACCTCCCCGGCTTACCACCTCATCGCCGAGAAGAAAGACAGCTACGCGGCGGCCAATTTCAGCGAAGGCCACTATCTACAGGTCGAAGTAGCCGCGCAATTGGCCGGCAGCAAAAATCCGCAACTGGCGGCGCGCTTCCTGCAGTTTATGGTCAGCCCGACCTTCCAGCAGATCATCCCGACCACCAACTGGATGTACCCGGTTGTCAAAACCGAGCTGCCCGCGGGCTATAACACCCTGTTGTTGCCGGCTACCGCGCTGGAGTTCACCTCGCAACAGGTGGCCGAGCAGCGCGCGAATTGGGTACTGGCATGGCAACGCGCCGTCAGCCGCTGA
- the sgrR gene encoding HTH-type transcriptional regulator SgrR has product MSSPRLQQQFIRLWQCLQGQDTDTTLQELALLLNCSRRHIRSLLNAMQQQGWLTWQAEAGRGKRSRLGFLYTGLALQQQRAEDLLEQDRIDQLVQLVGDKETVRQMLLSHLGRSVRQGRHLLRILYYRPMHNLLPGSALRRSETHIARQIFSGLTSLNEENGELLPDIAHHWQALSPLHWRFYLRPAIRFHHGRELTMEDVIASLSRLTALPLFSHLSDIASPTPFVLDIRLSMPDDWLPWLLGSVPAMILPKEWQTLPDFMRQPIGTGPYQVVRNSPNQLKIAAFDDYFGYRALIDEVSIWVLPDAPIIPACTVTLQGDDTTDNELENRLEEGCYFLLFDRRSPQMADPEIRHWLCQVLSPVAMLGLADSPYQSDWSPAYGLLPRWHHSPPRAVREKPVGLTHLTLTCYRDHPEYAVISSIMGRLLASHGVTLTLRCLEFDAWCQGDDASDLWLGSANFYLPLEFSLFAMLYELPLLRHCLGDDELEHTARQWRQGELSLAEWCQSLVSRQQLHPLFHHWLRLQGQASMRGLRMNTLGWFDFKSAWFAPPNPTP; this is encoded by the coding sequence ATGTCCTCGCCACGCCTGCAACAACAATTCATCCGGTTATGGCAATGCCTGCAAGGTCAGGATACCGACACCACGCTGCAGGAACTGGCGCTGCTGCTCAACTGCTCCCGCCGTCATATCCGCTCTCTGCTGAACGCCATGCAACAGCAGGGTTGGCTCACCTGGCAGGCGGAAGCCGGGCGCGGCAAACGCTCGCGCCTCGGCTTTCTCTACACGGGGTTAGCCCTGCAACAGCAGCGCGCCGAAGACCTGCTGGAGCAGGACCGCATCGACCAGTTGGTGCAACTGGTGGGCGACAAGGAAACCGTGCGCCAGATGTTGCTGTCTCACCTCGGGCGTAGCGTGCGGCAAGGGCGCCATCTGCTGCGTATCCTGTACTACCGGCCGATGCACAACCTGTTGCCCGGCAGCGCGTTGCGGCGTTCGGAAACCCACATCGCCCGTCAGATTTTCAGCGGGCTGACCAGCTTAAATGAGGAAAATGGGGAACTGTTGCCGGATATCGCTCACCACTGGCAGGCGCTGTCGCCGCTGCACTGGCGTTTCTATCTGCGCCCGGCCATCCGTTTTCACCACGGTCGGGAGCTGACCATGGAGGACGTGATCGCCTCGCTGTCCCGGCTGACGGCGCTGCCGCTGTTCTCACACCTGAGCGACATCGCTTCCCCTACGCCGTTCGTGCTGGATATCCGGCTCAGCATGCCGGATGACTGGCTGCCGTGGCTGCTCGGCAGCGTACCGGCGATGATCTTGCCCAAAGAGTGGCAAACGCTGCCGGACTTTATGCGCCAGCCCATCGGCACCGGGCCGTATCAGGTGGTGCGCAACTCGCCCAACCAGTTGAAAATCGCCGCGTTTGACGACTACTTCGGCTACCGGGCGCTGATTGACGAAGTCAGTATCTGGGTGCTGCCGGACGCGCCGATCATTCCCGCCTGTACGGTTACATTGCAGGGAGACGACACCACGGACAATGAACTGGAGAACCGGCTGGAAGAAGGCTGCTATTTCCTGCTGTTCGACCGCCGTTCGCCGCAGATGGCGGATCCGGAGATCCGTCACTGGCTGTGTCAGGTGTTAAGCCCGGTGGCGATGCTTGGCCTGGCCGATAGCCCGTACCAGAGCGACTGGTCCCCCGCCTATGGCCTGCTGCCGCGCTGGCATCACAGCCCACCGCGGGCGGTACGGGAAAAACCGGTTGGCCTGACCCACCTCACCCTCACCTGCTACCGTGACCATCCCGAATACGCGGTGATAAGCAGCATCATGGGCCGGCTGCTGGCGTCGCACGGCGTCACGCTGACGCTACGCTGTCTGGAGTTCGATGCCTGGTGTCAGGGCGACGACGCCAGCGATCTCTGGCTTGGCAGCGCCAACTTTTATCTACCGCTGGAATTTTCGCTGTTCGCGATGCTGTACGAGCTGCCGCTGCTGCGGCACTGTCTGGGCGATGACGAACTGGAACACACTGCGCGTCAGTGGCGTCAGGGCGAGTTGTCGCTGGCGGAATGGTGCCAGTCGCTGGTCAGCCGCCAGCAACTCCACCCGTTGTTCCACCACTGGTTGCGGTTGCAGGGGCAGGCCAGCATGCGGGGGCTACGCATGAACACGCTGGGCTGGTTCGATTTCAAATCCGCCTGGTTTGCACCGCCGAACCCGACGCCATGA